Proteins encoded by one window of Deinococcus radiodurans R1 = ATCC 13939 = DSM 20539:
- a CDS encoding NUDIX domain-containing protein produces the protein MSDLMKLRAVWGNRPLLGVAAGVLIQNERGEVLLQKRGDDGLWGEPGGGLDPGEAFLAAAQRELKEETGLECGNLTWLGVHDGLTSGPDLYTRYPNGHELYLVGTLFHGTLPADALAHAQPDDSGETLELRWCALDDLPPLSSNINRTSLNVLRRRVGLPELPMQPQPPRQPDPTYWADLGRLLGGRLWFMPGSSVLVTDEAGRLLLLRHKATDQWTLPGGKLEPGESFEECAARELLEETGLRARRLERLHLLAGPELRFQQQGQTWDSLGLLLRASDVSGELRPPAGELSEARYFAPDELPGVDVLGTYTRQALAFWLGQS, from the coding sequence ATGTCCGACCTGATGAAACTGCGCGCCGTGTGGGGCAACCGTCCGCTGCTGGGGGTGGCGGCGGGCGTGCTCATCCAGAACGAACGCGGCGAAGTGCTGCTGCAAAAGCGCGGTGACGACGGGCTGTGGGGCGAACCCGGCGGCGGCCTGGACCCCGGCGAGGCGTTTCTGGCGGCGGCCCAGCGCGAGCTGAAGGAGGAAACCGGCCTGGAATGCGGGAACCTGACCTGGCTCGGCGTCCACGACGGCCTGACGAGCGGCCCCGACCTCTACACCCGCTACCCCAACGGACACGAGCTGTATCTGGTCGGCACGCTCTTTCACGGCACGCTGCCCGCCGATGCGCTGGCCCACGCTCAGCCCGACGACAGCGGCGAGACGCTGGAGCTGCGCTGGTGCGCGCTGGACGACCTACCGCCGCTGAGCAGCAACATCAACCGCACCAGCCTGAACGTGCTGCGCCGCCGCGTCGGACTCCCCGAATTGCCGATGCAGCCCCAGCCCCCGCGCCAGCCCGACCCGACGTACTGGGCCGACCTGGGCCGCCTGCTTGGGGGTCGGCTCTGGTTCATGCCCGGCAGCAGCGTGTTGGTGACCGATGAGGCGGGCCGCCTGCTGCTGCTGCGCCATAAGGCGACCGACCAGTGGACGCTGCCCGGCGGCAAGCTCGAACCCGGTGAATCGTTCGAGGAGTGTGCCGCCCGCGAGCTGCTTGAGGAAACGGGCCTGCGGGCCAGGCGGCTCGAGCGCCTGCACCTGCTCGCCGGGCCGGAGTTGCGCTTTCAGCAGCAGGGGCAAACCTGGGACAGCCTGGGCTTGCTGCTCCGCGCCTCTGACGTGAGCGGCGAACTGCGGCCCCCTGCCGGAGAACTCAGCGAGGCGCGGTATTTCGCGCCCGATGAGCTGCCGGGGGTGGACGTGCTGGGAACCTACACCCGGCAAGCCCTGGCCTTCTGGCTCGGGCAGTCCTGA
- a CDS encoding DUF3885 domain-containing protein encodes MSLFDELDVVFGPAALADALFYRHSPALRFELEGGKTYIAQFLQAVDRARTVLNVAFAGMEAVTAVLGVWGDDPPAQLWATAEAALHELGIKLPAPELSASELPTPETRVLHGEEDTQVLFAFTLSTARLPELLWGSLAADLGIFPQLRGRLWLAAPELGLLACPYDSRGMDMIGPNTARLAQLYHQFGDWLLDHDRARMAEMLSPGSKKP; translated from the coding sequence TTGAGCCTTTTTGACGAGCTGGACGTGGTGTTTGGTCCCGCTGCCCTGGCCGACGCCCTGTTCTACCGGCACTCGCCCGCACTGCGGTTTGAGTTGGAGGGCGGGAAAACTTACATCGCTCAGTTTCTGCAAGCCGTGGACCGCGCCCGCACCGTGCTAAACGTGGCATTTGCCGGAATGGAAGCGGTAACGGCGGTGCTGGGGGTCTGGGGCGACGACCCGCCCGCGCAGCTCTGGGCCACAGCAGAGGCGGCGCTGCACGAACTGGGGATCAAGCTGCCAGCCCCCGAGCTATCAGCCTCCGAGCTTCCAACCCCCGAAACCCGCGTGCTGCACGGGGAAGAGGACACACAGGTCCTGTTCGCCTTCACGCTGTCCACGGCTCGACTGCCCGAACTGCTGTGGGGGAGCCTCGCCGCCGATTTGGGCATTTTCCCCCAGTTGAGGGGCCGTCTCTGGCTGGCGGCGCCCGAACTGGGTCTGCTGGCGTGTCCTTACGACAGCCGGGGAATGGACATGATCGGTCCCAATACGGCGCGGTTGGCCCAGCTCTACCACCAATTTGGCGACTGGCTGCTCGACCACGACCGGGCGCGAATGGCGGAGATGTTGTCCCCCGGCAGCAAAAAACCATGA
- a CDS encoding esterase/lipase family protein, giving the protein MNPVLRSAAVLSLTAVLAACGQTTPPIAAVSQTAPTPQITQAGQPQDSYAARRAALPAQAPEPLSGQLGASSLQQTYPGGQPLHAQVLNKSVPLILVHGLMGWGTDEMMGMPYWGGLYNVVGDLRGQGYTVSAASVGPISSNWERAAELFAQIKGGCVDYGAAYSARYGFNRFDKAKCYPGIYPQWDAAHPINLLGHSMGGQTSRMLVKLLEDGSPADADGNNLFRGGRVGWVKAVITVSTPNSGTPATDNLQAMVPVLKDLLKNAAAGLGVSSQSMVYDFDLGQWGLRRQAGESFDAYFDRVMASHFGKNDSNAAYDLSSDGSAELNQFIGRSTHTIYASWATSATSKGLVTGWAYPMPVMFAPLSALAWPYPWPMRQTIGNMTGSSPLGKVQYDASWWENDGLVPVKSQGAPLGQSEVAYAGGPVQPGQWYDLGKLSGWDHTAIVGIPGLQDVRPFYRNQAAWLASLP; this is encoded by the coding sequence ATGAACCCTGTGCTCCGTTCCGCCGCCGTTCTGTCCCTGACCGCCGTGCTCGCCGCCTGCGGGCAGACCACGCCGCCCATTGCCGCTGTTTCCCAGACCGCCCCGACCCCGCAAATCACCCAGGCGGGGCAGCCGCAAGACAGCTACGCCGCTCGCCGGGCCGCGCTGCCCGCGCAGGCGCCTGAGCCGCTCTCGGGGCAACTCGGGGCGAGCAGCCTGCAACAGACCTACCCCGGCGGTCAGCCGCTGCACGCCCAGGTCCTCAACAAGTCGGTGCCGCTGATTCTGGTGCACGGTCTGATGGGGTGGGGCACCGACGAAATGATGGGGATGCCCTACTGGGGCGGCCTTTACAACGTGGTCGGCGACCTGCGCGGCCAGGGGTACACGGTGTCGGCGGCGAGCGTCGGGCCCATCAGCTCCAACTGGGAGCGGGCCGCCGAGCTGTTCGCGCAGATCAAGGGCGGCTGCGTGGACTACGGCGCCGCGTACTCGGCGCGCTACGGGTTTAACCGCTTCGACAAGGCGAAATGCTACCCCGGCATTTACCCGCAGTGGGACGCCGCACACCCCATCAACCTGCTGGGGCACAGCATGGGCGGGCAAACGTCACGGATGCTGGTCAAGCTGCTCGAAGACGGCAGCCCCGCCGACGCCGACGGCAACAACCTGTTTCGCGGCGGGCGCGTGGGCTGGGTCAAGGCGGTCATAACCGTCAGCACGCCCAACAGCGGCACCCCGGCCACCGACAACCTGCAAGCGATGGTGCCGGTGCTCAAGGACCTGCTGAAGAACGCGGCAGCGGGCCTCGGCGTCTCGTCGCAGAGCATGGTGTACGACTTCGACCTCGGGCAGTGGGGCCTGCGCCGTCAGGCGGGCGAGAGCTTCGACGCCTACTTCGACCGGGTCATGGCCTCGCACTTCGGCAAGAACGACTCCAACGCCGCCTACGACCTCAGCTCGGACGGCTCGGCTGAACTCAACCAGTTCATCGGGCGCAGCACCCACACCATCTACGCCTCGTGGGCGACGAGCGCCACCAGCAAGGGTCTGGTGACCGGCTGGGCCTACCCCATGCCGGTGATGTTCGCGCCCCTCTCCGCGCTCGCCTGGCCCTACCCCTGGCCGATGCGCCAGACCATCGGCAACATGACGGGCAGCTCACCGCTGGGCAAGGTCCAGTACGACGCCTCTTGGTGGGAAAACGATGGCCTGGTGCCGGTCAAGAGCCAGGGCGCACCATTGGGCCAGAGCGAGGTCGCCTACGCGGGCGGCCCCGTTCAGCCGGGGCAGTGGTACGACCTCGGCAAGCTCAGCGGCTGGGACCACACCGCGATTGTCGGCATCCCCGGTTTGCAGGACGTGCGCCCCTTCTACCGCAACCAGGCGGCCTGGCTGGCGAGCCTGCCGTAA
- a CDS encoding menaquinone biosynthesis decarboxylase — protein sequence MSRPARQFPDIQSFMRVLEERGELLRVREPVSRDLEITEISDRLVKKGGPAVLFENVVGSDYPVVMGLMGTRERMALAVGVNDLDELAQKIRALIDLGGGGSRFGLLSNLPKLRDAMNLPPRRVKTAPVQEVVWRGDEVDLSKIPVLKCWPEDGGPFVTFPLVITKDPETGERNMGMYRMQVMSKNTTGMHWQRHKTGTRHLEKARQRGQRLEVAVAIGGDPALIYAATAPIPPVPGLNEFAVAGYLRGQRYPVVKGLTVDLEVPANAEFVLEGYVDPQEDWVVEGPFGDHTGFYTLADLYPLFHVTCVTMRQNPVYPATIVGRPPMEDAYLIEASERLFLPAAQLIVPEIVDYHMPPAGVAHNLVVVSIKKDFPGQAYKVANGLLGLGQMMFAKVIVVVDADVKVNDMDAVWREVAAKAVPGRDTLTGRGPIDVLDHSSRGWGYGGKLIIDATTKRPEETGSGVSSREGQAEDFAPDAPFVPFASADLPTFDGVVAQRQTDDGYWFVALNKTRPGQARELAQAFAVHPAARGVRHLLIADQDTDVNDAGDVWWTVLNNIDPERDVWHLPAEAGGGGLAWDGARKLPEEGFVREWPQKIVMDEAVRRRVDALWHVWGLPEQWR from the coding sequence ATGTCCCGTCCTGCCCGGCAGTTTCCCGACATCCAGTCCTTCATGCGCGTGCTAGAGGAGCGCGGCGAGCTGCTGCGGGTCCGTGAGCCCGTCTCACGTGACCTGGAAATCACCGAAATCAGCGACCGGCTGGTGAAAAAAGGCGGCCCGGCGGTGCTGTTCGAGAACGTCGTCGGCAGCGACTACCCGGTGGTGATGGGCCTGATGGGCACCCGCGAGCGCATGGCCCTGGCGGTGGGTGTGAACGACCTGGACGAGCTGGCGCAGAAAATCCGGGCGCTGATTGACCTGGGCGGCGGGGGCAGCCGATTCGGCCTGCTGAGCAACCTGCCCAAGCTCAGGGACGCCATGAACCTGCCGCCCCGCCGCGTGAAAACGGCCCCGGTGCAGGAAGTCGTGTGGCGCGGCGACGAAGTGGACCTGTCCAAAATTCCGGTGCTGAAATGCTGGCCGGAAGACGGCGGCCCGTTCGTGACTTTTCCGCTGGTCATCACCAAAGACCCCGAAACCGGCGAGCGCAACATGGGCATGTACCGCATGCAGGTCATGAGCAAAAACACCACCGGGATGCACTGGCAGCGCCACAAGACCGGCACCCGGCACCTGGAAAAGGCGCGTCAGCGCGGGCAGCGGCTGGAAGTCGCGGTGGCGATTGGTGGCGACCCCGCGCTGATCTACGCGGCCACCGCGCCGATTCCGCCGGTGCCGGGCCTCAACGAATTTGCCGTGGCCGGGTATCTGCGTGGGCAGCGCTATCCGGTGGTGAAGGGGCTGACGGTGGACCTCGAAGTGCCCGCCAACGCCGAATTCGTGCTGGAAGGCTACGTGGACCCGCAGGAGGACTGGGTGGTCGAGGGGCCGTTCGGCGACCACACCGGCTTTTACACGCTGGCCGACCTCTACCCGCTGTTTCACGTGACCTGCGTGACCATGCGGCAAAATCCCGTGTACCCCGCCACCATCGTGGGCCGCCCGCCGATGGAGGACGCTTACCTCATCGAAGCGTCCGAGCGGCTGTTTCTGCCCGCCGCGCAGCTCATCGTTCCGGAAATCGTGGACTACCACATGCCGCCCGCCGGGGTCGCGCACAATCTGGTCGTCGTGAGCATCAAAAAAGACTTTCCGGGGCAGGCCTACAAGGTCGCCAACGGGCTGCTGGGGCTGGGCCAGATGATGTTCGCCAAGGTCATCGTGGTGGTAGACGCGGATGTGAAGGTCAATGACATGGACGCCGTGTGGCGCGAGGTGGCGGCCAAAGCGGTGCCCGGGCGCGACACCCTGACCGGACGCGGGCCGATAGACGTGCTCGACCACTCCAGCCGCGGCTGGGGCTACGGCGGCAAACTGATTATCGACGCGACCACCAAGCGCCCGGAGGAAACCGGCAGCGGCGTGAGCAGCCGTGAAGGACAGGCGGAGGACTTCGCGCCCGACGCACCGTTCGTGCCGTTCGCCTCCGCCGACCTGCCCACCTTCGACGGCGTGGTGGCGCAGCGGCAGACCGACGACGGCTACTGGTTCGTTGCCCTGAACAAGACCCGGCCCGGACAGGCGCGTGAACTGGCGCAGGCGTTCGCGGTCCACCCGGCGGCGCGGGGCGTGCGGCACCTCTTGATTGCCGATCAGGACACCGACGTGAACGACGCGGGCGACGTGTGGTGGACGGTCCTGAACAACATCGACCCCGAGCGCGACGTGTGGCACCTCCCTGCCGAGGCAGGCGGCGGAGGCCTCGCCTGGGACGGCGCCCGCAAATTGCCCGAAGAAGGTTTCGTGCGCGAGTGGCCGCAGAAGATCGTGATGGACGAGGCAGTGCGCCGCCGGGTGGACGCGCTGTGGCACGTGTGGGGCTTGCCGGAGCAGTGGCGTTGA
- a CDS encoding gamma-glutamylcyclotransferase family protein, which produces MVPLLPVFVYGTLLPGERNAHIAAQGGEFTVRPATLRGFRLFDLRPESYPGIVPGAADDLIHGALLTYGPADWEQALALLDELEGVDEMPPVYTREQVRLTLEGGETLTAWVYVYALADRLRQTGAVLVPEGDWRGVADR; this is translated from the coding sequence ATGGTCCCACTGCTCCCCGTTTTCGTCTACGGCACCCTGCTTCCGGGCGAGCGCAACGCCCACATCGCGGCGCAGGGCGGCGAGTTCACGGTGCGCCCCGCCACGCTGCGCGGCTTTCGGCTCTTCGACCTGCGGCCCGAGAGCTACCCCGGCATCGTGCCGGGCGCGGCGGACGACCTGATTCACGGCGCGCTGCTGACCTACGGTCCCGCCGACTGGGAGCAGGCGCTGGCGTTGCTTGACGAACTCGAAGGGGTAGACGAAATGCCGCCGGTCTACACCCGCGAGCAGGTGCGGCTGACGCTGGAAGGGGGCGAGACGCTGACCGCCTGGGTCTACGTGTACGCCCTGGCTGACCGGCTACGGCAGACGGGCGCGGTTCTGGTGCCGGAGGGCGACTGGCGCGGGGTCGCGGACCGATAA